In Sus scrofa isolate TJ Tabasco breed Duroc chromosome 12, Sscrofa11.1, whole genome shotgun sequence, the DNA window TCCTCCCTGGTGTCCAGCTTCCAGGATGTGTAGATTCGTGTCTTGCATTAAATCGGGGCGTTTTTCAGCCTTTCTTTCCTCGATGTCCCCTCTCCCCTCAGAGCCCCGCAGTGCACAAGCTGGTCCACTTGACAGTGTCCTGCTCACCTGTCCTGATTCTCTTCGTTCTCAGATTTGATTATTTCCGTCTTCCCTCTTCACGTTCATGGATTCTCTCTTCAACCGGCTCATGTCTGCTTTGAACCCTGTagtgtgtgtgttcatttcagTTACGGCACTTTTGAGCTCCAGAGTTTTGtggtctgtttgttttgctttttagggtcacacacgcagcatgtggaggttcccaggctaggagtcacatcggagctacagccgccagcctgcacccgagccacagcaacgcgggatctgagcctcgtctgtgacctacaccccagctcacggcaacgccggatctttaacccactgagcgaggccagggatcaaacctgcaacctcatgattcctagttggattcgtttccactgcgccacgacaggaactcccagaatgttttaatcatttttctttccagtgaTATTCTCATCTTGTTATACGTCAGTTTCCTGCCTTTGTGTTTTAAGGTCTTTGTCCAGTAAGTTTTCCTGGgctttttaagaaatgtttcctGGGGGTTTATTGCATTTTTGAGTACCAAAAAGCAGGTGCAACTCCTTTGAAGCCATTGGGAGCCACGTTAGCCAGTGGTGGTCGAGACCTCGGCACCTTGGCACCCAGAAGGGCATCTACCATCACAAGGCAGCCCTGCTGTTTGGAAGACCAGGGCCTTATGGTCTCGCTTGACTCCCTTGAGCTGCACCAGAAACACGGGCTGCCTCCCCAGAGCTTCCCCCGCAGAGCTAAGGCTGAAATTGGCCAAAATTGCCTGTAATTTGCCAGCCAGGTATTCCCTGCAAGCGTTCAGATCGACTCGAGCGTCTGAATTAGCCCTTCAGAGCGTCCCACCCGTGCGGCTGTCCAGGCAGAGAGATGGCTCCCGGCCCTTCCTCTCCGCCAGCGTTTCTGAGGCCACCCTCCCCTCCTTGGGATGCTGGGAAGGCCCGAGTTAAAGCGCTCGGCCGTGTACGCCTCGTGGCCTTCTTGCAGTTACAGGATCCGTCTGTCATCCCTCGAGACTGTTTTAGGACCGGAACCCACCCGGCTTGCTTTCTGCTGTGTCGCGGTGTCGGGCACAATGGGGGTACGCATGCGTCTTGGGAGCACAGGCGTCCAATGGCCTTGGCCTGGGGAGGACGGCGGCTCCGATGAGCACGGGGCGCCGCCCCGAGCCGGCCCGGGCGCCAGGGGGGCCGCGATGAGCAGCTCCCGCGCTCACGTCACACGTGGGCCCCGCTGTGGAGCTTCCAGTCAGTCGGGAGGAGGCTTGGGCTGAGGGCAGGGTGTGCAGGGCCCTCCCAGGACCGAGGAGCAGGGCCTGTGGCTCACGCCCGCCACCCTGAAGTGCGTCTGGCTTCTCTTGGCCTTGGCCAGGTGCAGACACACAAGCCTCACACGGTGACCTTCGACCTTGCTGACCCTGGGGCCATAGTCGGGGCTGCGGCCGAGATCCTGAGGTGCTTCGGCCACGTGGACGTGCTCATCAACAACGCCGGCATCAGCTACCGCGGCGCCGTCGTGGACACCAGCCTGGATGTGGACAAGAGGGTCATGGAGACCAACTACTTCGGTCCAGTGGCTCTAACCAAAGGTAGCGTCTCAGCGGAGAGGGGGGCGCCGGCCCCCGCGTCCTGCCCCCCGGGGCCTCCGCCCTGGAGCTGGGGTCCGGGGCCGTCCTTCCAGCCTGGGCGGCGGCTTCTGCAGGCGTCACTTGCGCGCTCCCTTCCCAGCGACAGCCGCATCGGGGTGGGCTCGCCTGCCTGGCCTTGCCCTGCGTTTGCAAACCCAGAAGGGGGGGCCCTCTCGGTCCGCGGTTCTCCCCGGACCGTCCGTGGTGGTGGCTGGGCCTCTGTCTGCCCCTCCCTGGTCCCCCGCCCGCCTGCTGGCCTGCTGGGCACGCGGAGGCCAGAGTGCCGCCTGGGCTGTGGTGACctccgccccccccgccccccagcgcTCCTGCCCTCCATGATCCGAAGGCGCCAGGGCCACATCGTCGCCATCAGCAGCATCCAGGGGAGGATCAGCATCCCCTTCCGGTCGGCGTGTAAGTGCTCCCTCTCCTGCCAGGCGGtgctctctgcccctttctcccGGTTAGAAGCAGCGCGTTTTCTGTCCGGAAGCGGTCTGCCCGCGGAGCGGCAGCAGAGTGTGCAGGGACTTGGCTCCACTGCCCAGCAGAATGCCCTGCCTGTTGAGTTCAGCCCTGCAGTAGCCCCACTGCTGCGCCAAGTGCGCCCTGGGCGAGGGGCCCCGAACGGCGCGGGGTAGCCAGGCGGTCTCAGCCTGGGGGGTCCCGGGGGACTCGGTCATCCGTGAGCGTGTGCAGGCACTGCCCTGTCATCACTTGCAGCTCACGGCGCTGCTGACGCGCGCCACGTGACCCAGCGCGCAAGACTGGGGCCCCGCTGTACCCAGGTCTGTGGTGTGCTGAGTCTGCTCGCTGACGTATCTTTCTCCGTCAGGATCGATGGATTCGCCTAATTCTTTTAAGTAGATATAGAGTCATTCATGGGTTGGATATGACATAATTTATTCAGTAGTTTTCCTGGATGTTTTCCCCTTCTGAGACCAGCAGCAGTGATGTGCTACATAAAACATCCTTCAATATTTATACCTCTGGGCCCTCATGGGCAGGTTTTGGGAAGTTCTGAAAAGTGGAAACATTaggaccaaaaaattaaaactgccggagttcccgtgtggctcagcggaaacaaatccgactagtatccttgaggacacaggttcaatccctggccttgctcagtgggttcaggatccggcgttgccggggctgtggtgtagggtggcagctacagctccaattcgtcccctagcctgggaacctccatatgctgtgggtgcagccccaaaaaagaaaaaagaaaaaaaaaaattaaaaccgcCAAAATGACTTCAGCGGAGACTCTCATCTCCCGTGTGAGTGGCTGTGCCTAGATGTTGAGATTacatttccttcctctgccctcacATTGCACCAGCAAAGCAAACAGAACCTTGTTTTGTTAAAAGATCTTAAAGGTAGTTTCATAAACTGTCCTGGTCACTCCGTGCTTGACTCCACCCTCCGAAAGGAAATACGTCGTGACAGCCGCACCAGCCCAGTCGCTTAAGGCAGCCACGCGGGCGAGCTGGGCACGCTGCAGGCATGcggggggtgggcagagctgcCTCAGCACTAGGAAAGGACCGTCACACACGCCCAGCTGGACGACGCAGGAGCCACCTGTCACAACCCAAATGCAGCAGAAACTTCAGGATGtgaccccagcccctcctcctggtTCCAGTCGGTTGGCAGGTGCAGGGAGCCCCTTTCCGTCTCAGAATCACTTAGGTGTCGGGTCCTGTGCCTTTCCGGGGAGAAGCGACAGCAGTGGCTATGTCTGCGGAGCAGCCAGGAAGGGGCGCAGGGCTCGCGTTGCACCTTAGTTCCTGCTCAGCTGTTGGAATAAACCCCGTAGGCATtaggtttcattttttaacttttatttatttatttatttttcggtctttttgtcttttagggccccacctgcggcatgtggaggttcccaggctaggggtctcatcagagctgtagccaccggtctacaccacagccacagcaacgccagatcctgaacccactgagcgaggctagggatcgaacccgcaacctcatgcttcctagtcggattccttaaccactgagccacgacgggaactccgtcgaagctgcagttttgatcaatgccaggtccttaacccacatgTGGGGCAGGGaaccgaacctgtgtcccagtgggaactccttttaactTTCATCTTAGAACAGTCTCACCCTTGAAAGTGGCAAGAACGGTACAGAAAACCCCATGAGCCCTTCACAGACCTTCCCCGCTGGTGTCTTACCGTGTTCGCCGCTTCCCGTcgtgtgtgcacacatgcccCACCTTCAGCGCTCTCCCTGAGCCACCCGAGAGAAGGGGTCGTGGTGCCCCTCCCGCCAAGGGTGCCTCCTCAGACGGGGCGGGGGCACCGCTGGCTCGGGGCGCATGCTGCCTCGACGGCACAGGGGGATCCGTTGGTCGGGGGAGAGCTGgagggggcgggcgggcgggcctGTCCCCGCCGCGTCCCACCCTCACGGGCCTGCCTCTCTGGCCGCCGACCTTTGCAGACGCGGCCTCCAAGCACGCGACCCAGGCCTTCTTCGACTGCCTACGCGCCGAGGTGGAGCAGCACGGCGTCGAGGTGACCGTCATCAGCCCCGGCTACATCCACACCCACCTGTCGCTCAACGCCCTCACTGCCGACGGCTCCAAGTACGGAGGTGAGGCCCGGCTCCGCTCGTCTCCAGAACGCGACTCGGTAGTTCCGTGATTGCTGTCATTTTCACTTGGAATCTAAGTATAAAACCGAAACAtttgaggagctcccactgtggcacagcgggttcaGAACCCGGCTcgcatccctgaggacgcgggttcgacccctggcctcactctgtgggttaaggatcctgcgttgccgtggctgtggtggaggccggcagctgtagctctgattcgaccccaagcctgggaacctccatatgctgcgggtgtggccctgaaaagcaaaaaaaaaaaaccccgaaaaccTGAAAATCTGAACACTTGGCATGTGGGTGTTGGTTGTATATACTGATGCCTCCACCGCAGAGCACCCGGGGCTAAGGGGAGCCGTGGGGCAGCCCCGGGGCAGGGAGAGCCGCCTGCCAGCCCGTCGTGAGGTCGAGGGCAGGAGCCCGCGGGAAGGCCCAATCCGCCTTCCCTCACTGCCGCCCCTGTGCTGGGTCCTGCCTCCCTGGATGTGCTCCCGATCCTGCGTTGGGTGCTCTCCAGGGGCCTCTGGGCCTgacgcccagcccagcccagcccagctgggCCTGCA includes these proteins:
- the DHRS7B gene encoding dehydrogenase/reductase SDR family member 7B isoform X3; its protein translation is MLGRPELKRSAVYASWPSCSYRIRLSSLETVLGPEPTRLAFCCVAVSGTMGVQTHKPHTVTFDLADPGAIVGAAAEILRCFGHVDVLINNAGISYRGAVVDTSLDVDKRVMETNYFGPVALTKALLPSMIRRRQGHIVAISSIQGRISIPFRSAYAASKHATQAFFDCLRAEVEQHGVEVTVISPGYIHTHLSLNALTADGSKYGVMDESTAQGRSPAEVARDVLAAVGQRKKDVVLAGLAPSLAVYLRTLAPGLFFSLMASRARKERKSKHC